One Microvirga thermotolerans DNA window includes the following coding sequences:
- the mscL gene encoding large conductance mechanosensitive channel protein MscL produces MWQEFKQFALRGNVVDLAIGVIIGAAFGRIVESLVGDIFMPVIGAVSGGLDFSNYFIPLSKNVTAPSLAEAKAQGAVLAWGNFVTVAINFAIIAFILFLVVKAINRMQRLADAKAEEAKKAPEIPADVKLLGEIRDLLRDRRPV; encoded by the coding sequence ATGTGGCAGGAATTCAAGCAGTTCGCCCTGCGCGGCAACGTGGTCGATCTGGCGATCGGCGTCATCATCGGCGCCGCCTTCGGCCGGATCGTCGAGTCCCTCGTCGGCGACATCTTCATGCCGGTCATCGGCGCCGTTTCGGGCGGGCTCGATTTCTCCAACTACTTCATCCCCCTCTCCAAGAATGTCACGGCGCCGTCCCTGGCCGAGGCGAAGGCGCAGGGCGCGGTCCTGGCCTGGGGGAATTTCGTCACCGTCGCGATCAACTTCGCCATCATCGCCTTCATCCTCTTCCTGGTCGTGAAGGCGATCAACCGCATGCAGCGGCTCGCGGATGCCAAGGCGGAGGAGGCGAAGAAGGCTCCTGAGATCCCCGCGGACGTGAAGCTCCTGGGCGAGATCCGCGACCTGCTGCGCGACCGGCGGCCCGTGTGA